The Banduia mediterranea genomic sequence TGCTGGGCTTCGACGATCGGCCGGAGCAAATCGATGGCACGCTGCGTCCATTGCGTCAGACTGCTGCGGCTGACTTGAATCCCGGCGTCGGCCAGACGTTGATGCTGGCGATACAAGGGCAGGTGA encodes the following:
- a CDS encoding IS66 family transposase, coding for HLPLYRQHQRLADAGIQVSRSSLTQWTQRAIDLLRPIVEAQHRHLLQSRVLAMDETPIKAGREKQGKLRQAYLWPIYGQ